Proteins from a single region of Sporosarcina sp. P33:
- a CDS encoding polysaccharide pyruvyl transferase family protein: MKLKIGIVGNYGNDNNGDEAILLSIISQVTSTFNVPSDAITVFSNNPKQTAKRYQVMSAPLYYKKGNAVKTFGATYLQNKKIVKTFDLLIIGGGGILMDLYKREAPLYGSYAMMAKNSGVPYVVYGCGAGPLSSELGKWFIRYMSKHAESISVRDPESAALLKSIGVKKSVEVMADPAFSLKRERQSSADRPLKIGVTAVPYYHGGYWPESKEEIYQQYIEGMAKNLDVLAAAQPVEITFFATKFPQDADVTKDIQALMKESKQTTVIDRNLLPEDLLEVTASQDILIGTRLHSLILATCTSTPVIAVCYHHKVTDFMKLADLSHVAIPIDEMHTSDSYLADAYDSLASDWNDTCEKTAKLSDTLYEAAMKGTRQFTEAIKKSI; this comes from the coding sequence ATGAAATTGAAAATAGGAATTGTAGGGAACTACGGAAACGATAATAATGGTGATGAAGCGATTCTGCTGAGTATCATTTCACAAGTTACATCTACCTTCAACGTGCCAAGTGATGCAATTACGGTATTCAGCAATAACCCGAAGCAAACCGCAAAACGGTATCAGGTAATGAGCGCCCCGTTATATTATAAAAAGGGCAATGCGGTGAAAACCTTTGGTGCAACCTATCTTCAAAATAAAAAAATTGTTAAAACGTTTGATCTGCTTATTATTGGCGGCGGCGGAATTCTGATGGATCTTTATAAGCGCGAAGCTCCGTTATACGGATCGTATGCGATGATGGCCAAAAATTCAGGGGTTCCTTATGTGGTATACGGCTGCGGCGCAGGACCGCTCAGCAGCGAATTAGGCAAATGGTTTATCCGCTATATGAGCAAGCATGCAGAGAGTATTTCCGTCAGAGATCCGGAATCTGCAGCGCTTCTGAAATCTATAGGTGTGAAAAAATCAGTTGAAGTAATGGCGGATCCGGCGTTTTCATTGAAACGCGAACGTCAATCTTCAGCGGACCGTCCGCTGAAAATCGGTGTGACGGCCGTACCTTATTATCATGGGGGATACTGGCCGGAGAGTAAGGAAGAGATTTATCAGCAGTATATAGAAGGAATGGCAAAAAATTTAGATGTACTGGCAGCAGCACAGCCTGTGGAGATCACATTTTTTGCTACTAAGTTCCCGCAGGATGCCGATGTGACGAAAGATATTCAGGCTTTAATGAAGGAATCAAAACAAACCACTGTTATTGACCGCAATCTATTGCCGGAAGATTTGCTGGAAGTTACCGCTTCACAGGATATTCTGATCGGCACAAGACTGCATTCACTCATACTCGCAACATGCACGTCAACACCCGTGATCGCAGTTTGTTATCATCATAAAGTGACGGACTTTATGAAGCTTGCGGACTTATCCCATGTAGCCATCCCGATTGATGAGATGCATACATCAGACAGCTACCTGGCAGACGCCTACGATTCGTTGGCATCTGACTGGAATGATACATGCGAAAAAACCGCAAAACTTTCCGATACATTATACGAAGCAGCCATGAAGGGGACGCGTCAATTCACAGAAGCCATAAAAAAAAGCATATAA
- a CDS encoding S-layer homology domain-containing protein, with amino-acid sequence MITAMSAAMLITLPFSAAASTKVVTSYPVSSGVTYTHNTYSASSHINHIGINLGDPYTKLKMGLPSPIAKTAPTLTLANRDSREGHRVVGAVNASFFDMKSGMPMYLLSQGNEIVNGGVISSASSYYVSHPIAFGLTSNGLAEIDYFNLGIVVGVNGNVFQMTGINRERQADETIIFTPQYNKNTTGSNEYGIELVVETNASITSTHYGQQLQGKVVNVRGYGDKKAVTIPPNGFVVSIHGKKGLERFKSVTVGDPLSLKLSIDDKWKDSEFMMASGPMLVKDGKRHITMDTNNWRATAKTARTAIAISKDKKQVQLVTVDSSAGYSNGMSLTQFADYLVSQGYDRALNFDGGGSTTMGIRKYGSNQVVLANRTSNSTQRNVSAIVEAVSTAPTGEPGIISVSRSQIGEMLVGATADLKINHVLDAFYNPITPNPSQLKTTSAKGTVEGTGLTYKAVQAGEDRISVNYGKAEQSFPVTVVDQPARLDVKASAASVKPGEKITFTATPSDASGKPIIYQPQQLTWSVTGDEIGTITSSGTFTATKEGKGQVLATLGKKTIALPVEVKSAEAPPVTNPVPPVVDNPSKELFTDVPLSYAYATEIYFLRDRGIITGDTDGTFNPGNTLSRQHAAVILSRAFNLPPVEEARREFSDVPKTHRYYNEISAIANANIVGGYSDGTFNPTGQLTRSQMAMILVKAYNLEGESEEKFKDVSPQHGAYKQIHILANHGITTGNEKGEFMPGIPVNRAQFSAFLYRSMAR; translated from the coding sequence GTGATCACCGCAATGTCGGCAGCTATGCTAATCACGCTGCCGTTTTCAGCAGCTGCAAGTACAAAAGTTGTTACGAGTTACCCGGTTTCTTCAGGCGTCACGTACACACATAATACATATTCAGCAAGCAGTCACATCAATCACATAGGCATCAATCTTGGTGATCCATACACGAAGCTGAAAATGGGGCTTCCTTCGCCCATTGCAAAAACAGCGCCTACATTAACGCTTGCGAACCGTGATTCGAGGGAAGGTCACCGGGTAGTCGGTGCCGTAAATGCGTCATTCTTCGATATGAAATCCGGCATGCCGATGTATTTGCTGTCACAAGGCAATGAAATTGTAAATGGCGGTGTCATCTCCAGTGCGTCCTCCTATTATGTCAGTCATCCGATTGCATTCGGCCTGACGAGCAACGGACTTGCAGAAATTGATTATTTTAATTTAGGAATTGTAGTCGGTGTGAACGGCAATGTCTTTCAAATGACAGGCATTAACCGCGAACGACAGGCGGATGAAACGATAATCTTCACTCCGCAGTACAATAAAAACACTACAGGGTCCAATGAATATGGCATCGAATTGGTAGTGGAAACGAATGCTTCGATCACATCGACGCATTATGGACAGCAGCTCCAGGGGAAAGTCGTCAACGTACGCGGCTACGGCGATAAGAAAGCCGTGACGATTCCGCCGAACGGTTTTGTTGTATCTATCCATGGCAAAAAAGGATTGGAACGCTTTAAGTCCGTGACTGTGGGAGATCCGCTTTCGTTGAAACTGTCGATCGATGATAAATGGAAGGACTCTGAATTCATGATGGCGAGCGGCCCGATGCTTGTCAAAGACGGAAAGCGCCATATTACGATGGATACGAATAACTGGCGGGCGACAGCGAAAACAGCAAGAACGGCTATTGCCATCAGTAAAGACAAAAAGCAAGTGCAATTAGTAACGGTGGATTCAAGCGCGGGATACAGTAACGGAATGTCGCTCACTCAATTTGCAGATTATCTTGTATCGCAAGGGTATGACCGTGCATTGAACTTTGACGGCGGCGGTTCAACTACAATGGGAATCCGGAAATACGGCAGCAATCAGGTGGTGCTGGCGAATCGCACATCCAATTCCACACAGCGGAATGTTTCGGCAATTGTCGAAGCCGTGAGTACGGCACCGACAGGAGAACCGGGAATCATCAGCGTGTCAAGGTCTCAAATAGGTGAAATGCTTGTTGGCGCGACGGCTGACTTGAAGATCAATCACGTTCTGGACGCATTTTATAATCCAATCACTCCGAATCCGTCACAGCTGAAAACGACTTCCGCAAAAGGAACAGTCGAGGGAACCGGACTGACATATAAAGCGGTGCAGGCAGGGGAAGACCGTATATCTGTGAACTATGGCAAGGCGGAACAATCATTCCCGGTGACGGTAGTTGATCAGCCGGCAAGACTGGATGTGAAAGCTTCCGCAGCGAGTGTAAAGCCGGGAGAGAAAATCACATTTACTGCGACGCCGTCAGATGCTTCAGGCAAGCCGATCATTTATCAGCCGCAGCAATTGACATGGAGTGTCACAGGTGACGAAATCGGCACTATTACTTCTTCTGGAACTTTTACAGCAACGAAAGAAGGAAAAGGACAAGTGCTGGCAACGCTCGGGAAAAAGACGATTGCCCTACCGGTTGAAGTGAAGTCTGCAGAGGCGCCGCCAGTGACGAATCCGGTACCGCCTGTCGTTGACAATCCAAGCAAAGAACTTTTTACAGATGTGCCGCTATCCTACGCTTACGCAACGGAAATTTATTTCTTGCGTGACCGGGGCATCATTACTGGAGATACCGACGGGACATTCAATCCGGGCAATACGTTATCGAGACAGCATGCCGCGGTAATTTTAAGCCGTGCATTCAACTTGCCGCCTGTGGAAGAAGCGCGCAGAGAGTTCAGTGACGTGCCAAAAACGCACCGCTATTATAATGAAATCAGCGCAATTGCTAATGCCAATATCGTAGGCGGTTATTCTGACGGGACATTTAATCCGACGGGGCAGTTAACGCGCTCACAGATGGCAATGATCTTAGTCAAAGCGTATAATTTGGAAGGAGAATCTGAGGAGAAATTTAAAGACGTCTCTCCGCAGCACGGAGCATACAAGCAGATTCATATATTAGCGAATCACGGCATCACGACAGGAAATGAAAAAGGTGAATTTATGCCGGGCATTCCGGTGAACCGGGCACAATTCAGCGCATTTTTATACAGAAGTATGGCACGATAA
- a CDS encoding alanine--glyoxylate aminotransferase family protein — protein MRNKEMLLIPGPTPVADSIYDAMASETWSHTDPRFVTIYKRTIDQTREIFNTDGEVFVVAGSGTIAMEMAIVNTIAEGEKLLVVSQGYFGDRFIKLGQAFGIQVDVLQSEWGQQVTPDEIDRKLAGGNYKAVTVTHADTSTGVAVDLEAVVPVIKKHGALVIVDGVCASTAMDEDMSREYGGEGNTLDIVLTGSQKAIGVPPGLALIAFNQKALDARAAMERVQAYYCDIYNWLPVMHDPSKYFATPAVNLVYALEEGLRIVLEEGMDARIARHKAFGRAVRQSLAVYGMNAIASEEVAAPTLSCILYPEGVDDAEFRAAMAAKGTVLSGSLAHLAGKAFRIGHMGNTTADMLEKAVMQIGETLIEMGHQADISKAQQVFTNEINQLTV, from the coding sequence ATGAGAAATAAAGAAATGCTGTTAATTCCCGGGCCTACTCCGGTAGCAGATTCCATTTACGATGCAATGGCAAGCGAGACATGGTCACATACCGATCCGCGCTTCGTTACAATCTATAAACGGACGATTGATCAGACAAGAGAAATTTTCAATACAGACGGCGAAGTGTTCGTAGTCGCAGGTTCTGGAACAATTGCAATGGAGATGGCGATTGTGAATACGATTGCAGAAGGCGAGAAGCTGCTCGTTGTGAGCCAAGGGTACTTTGGCGACCGTTTCATCAAGCTCGGGCAGGCATTCGGCATTCAAGTGGATGTATTGCAGTCGGAATGGGGACAGCAAGTAACGCCTGATGAAATTGACCGTAAGCTGGCGGGCGGCAATTACAAGGCGGTCACTGTCACACATGCAGATACATCTACAGGTGTGGCGGTTGATCTGGAAGCTGTCGTCCCTGTTATCAAGAAACATGGCGCGCTCGTGATCGTAGACGGCGTCTGTGCTTCTACTGCAATGGACGAAGATATGAGCAGAGAATACGGCGGTGAAGGAAATACGCTCGACATCGTCCTGACAGGATCACAAAAAGCGATTGGTGTGCCTCCGGGTCTGGCGTTGATTGCATTCAATCAAAAGGCATTGGATGCACGCGCGGCGATGGAGCGTGTGCAAGCATATTATTGCGATATTTATAATTGGCTGCCTGTCATGCACGATCCTTCCAAATACTTTGCCACACCGGCAGTGAACTTAGTGTATGCGCTGGAAGAAGGGCTGCGAATTGTATTGGAAGAAGGGATGGATGCCCGTATCGCAAGACATAAAGCATTCGGCCGCGCAGTCCGTCAAAGCCTGGCAGTCTACGGCATGAATGCGATCGCTTCAGAAGAAGTCGCGGCACCGACATTGAGCTGCATCCTGTATCCTGAAGGGGTAGATGACGCGGAGTTCCGCGCAGCGATGGCAGCTAAAGGAACGGTATTGTCGGGCTCACTCGCTCACCTGGCCGGAAAAGCATTCCGTATCGGGCATATGGGCAACACCACTGCCGACATGCTGGAGAAAGCGGTCATGCAAATTGGAGAAACACTGATTGAAATGGGTCACCAAGCGGATATTTCCAAAGCGCAGCAAGTATTCACAAATGAAATAAATCAATTGACTGTATAA
- a CDS encoding O-antigen ligase, producing MNIWKQRLEKQSTITLLVAVAVMLIALLLPSKIALLGTALFFLIFSILQPQQSILFLVIYINIRPFLLEVNSGVKLIGDLITFVVFAWTLFHYRYNIRALFTFKWFEWAYFAFILFGSVIGLMQDVTITAVIFQIRTFVIMYLLYYVISRMALTDKWLQQLAWVTVWVNIVMSFHGLVEKLSLRQLLLPEEWKYKVLSATNAVRIYGLAGNPNSLALSLFFGIIGVIYLQHVYQHNKYKWTFRVLLVLFFGILILTYSRGTWISAVTFGAVFILMTRKWYLLKRLAVAGIASIILIYYPINLAVQFIQELGVEIEQKPDGAGSIGGRFGETFDEKNLALMTESGRFYYIRKGFEIFGDHPITGTGFGSFGGSATLSYGSPIYAHYGISSDIYGGKYFYSDNQYIQVIAETGVVGVLIFAVFLLSMLWLFWKSRHTNFGVFMIALWFSTGVSGMYYNIWELKMYTLFYFILLGAFVALGKHQPPSSKTANG from the coding sequence ATGAATATATGGAAACAGCGATTGGAAAAACAATCTACAATTACCTTACTGGTTGCAGTAGCTGTCATGCTCATCGCATTGCTGCTGCCTTCAAAAATAGCTTTGCTTGGAACGGCCTTATTCTTCCTTATTTTTTCTATTCTTCAGCCTCAGCAGAGCATTCTGTTTTTGGTCATCTATATCAACATCCGTCCATTTTTGCTCGAAGTAAACAGCGGAGTAAAATTAATAGGAGATTTGATTACTTTTGTCGTATTCGCGTGGACACTGTTTCACTATCGGTATAATATACGTGCTTTATTTACATTTAAATGGTTTGAATGGGCATATTTCGCCTTTATTTTATTCGGTTCGGTTATAGGATTGATGCAAGATGTAACGATTACGGCCGTCATCTTCCAAATCCGGACTTTTGTAATTATGTATCTTCTTTATTATGTAATTTCAAGGATGGCGCTGACAGACAAGTGGCTGCAGCAGCTCGCATGGGTAACGGTCTGGGTCAATATTGTCATGTCGTTTCATGGGTTAGTGGAGAAGCTGTCGCTGCGCCAATTGCTTTTGCCGGAAGAGTGGAAGTATAAAGTACTGTCCGCCACGAATGCTGTCCGGATTTATGGGCTGGCGGGCAATCCGAACTCTCTCGCCTTATCATTGTTCTTTGGTATTATTGGAGTTATTTATTTACAGCATGTCTATCAGCACAATAAATACAAATGGACGTTCCGCGTATTGCTGGTCTTATTCTTCGGCATTTTAATTTTGACGTATTCAAGGGGAACGTGGATTTCAGCAGTGACATTTGGCGCTGTATTTATTTTGATGACGAGAAAATGGTATTTACTGAAACGGCTGGCCGTTGCAGGCATCGCCTCAATTATCCTGATCTATTACCCAATTAACCTTGCTGTGCAATTTATACAGGAACTTGGCGTAGAAATCGAGCAGAAGCCTGATGGCGCGGGAAGTATCGGGGGACGCTTCGGGGAAACATTCGATGAAAAGAACTTAGCTCTAATGACGGAAAGCGGCCGATTCTATTATATCCGAAAAGGCTTTGAAATTTTCGGTGATCACCCTATAACAGGCACAGGGTTCGGCTCATTTGGCGGATCCGCCACATTATCCTATGGATCACCCATCTATGCTCACTACGGAATCAGTTCAGACATTTATGGCGGAAAGTATTTCTATTCCGACAACCAATATATTCAAGTCATTGCTGAAACTGGCGTGGTTGGGGTACTGATCTTTGCCGTATTCTTGCTCAGCATGTTGTGGCTATTCTGGAAATCACGGCATACAAATTTCGGAGTCTTCATGATTGCCCTCTGGTTTTCAACGGGTGTCTCGGGTATGTACTACAACATCTGGGAATTGAAGATGTATACACTGTTTTACTTTATATTGCTTGGAGCATTTGTCGCTCTTGGCAAACACCAGCCACCTTCCTCAAAAACTGCGAACGGATAA
- a CDS encoding LytTR family DNA-binding domain-containing protein yields MNKMENNDVPKKVLHQYATILEDWVPKDASIAIAVAERYIYYEPGMHDIHLKEGQNIQTGSIAEATIREQRKVEVVMDNSLYGMPYFGIGYPIEVQEEPGALIIILPPNFHVLKRDQLQFLTGKKEDEWFPIPLDQVSYIESLHKKTWFYTAGESYNTSFTLKDLQLRLPRCFLRIHRSYIINMNSIEKISRDFSSNLVIKLVNGTELPVSQTYVTEVRSMLGF; encoded by the coding sequence ATGAATAAAATGGAAAATAACGACGTCCCAAAAAAAGTATTACATCAATATGCCACCATTTTAGAAGACTGGGTTCCAAAAGATGCTTCTATCGCCATTGCTGTGGCAGAACGCTATATCTACTACGAGCCGGGGATGCATGATATTCATTTGAAGGAAGGCCAGAATATCCAAACAGGCAGCATTGCGGAAGCTACCATCAGAGAACAGCGCAAAGTGGAAGTCGTCATGGATAATTCCCTATACGGCATGCCTTACTTTGGAATTGGCTATCCTATTGAAGTTCAGGAAGAACCGGGAGCATTGATCATTATCTTGCCGCCAAATTTCCACGTATTGAAACGCGATCAGCTACAGTTTCTTACAGGCAAGAAAGAAGATGAATGGTTTCCCATTCCTCTTGATCAGGTCAGTTATATAGAAAGTCTTCACAAGAAAACTTGGTTTTACACGGCGGGTGAGAGCTACAACACGAGCTTTACGTTAAAGGATCTGCAGCTTCGTCTGCCAAGATGTTTCCTGCGTATCCATCGTTCGTACATCATCAACATGAACAGCATCGAGAAAATCTCCCGGGACTTTTCATCGAACCTTGTCATTAAGCTGGTCAATGGCACGGAATTGCCTGTCAGCCAGACGTATGTCACTGAAGTACGGTCTATGCTTGGATTTTAA
- a CDS encoding S-layer homology domain-containing protein: MKRLITLLTLLLLAASPVFTPTANANDFTGHQMQEELKFWVNKGVIQTDAKGNVYPNRAVTRGEFASYLARSLDLPASSRYTFKDLKANHSRTIEIQNAAGAGILAGYPDGTFKENQQITRQQMAGMIFKAFRFLDIPVNTATVQFKDSKKISPNFVPAVSSASSLHIIRGDQGYFKPTSNATIAHASAFLFRMFAVADGKGSTRPPANTGSVDNPKVHKVSAVSNSQLNVTDESYMSFEDALAAYNASSAVQAISINNNIIKMKSGQAFAAENPKQYTSLYSDPALKNEVTYIQKGYELEYIGSSPERVVVEVGGYTYYAKHAEVDLIPTLLSTGASRYKVTNDGLLVHQPYYRTYDSKTKQYKGSYAEYTVGPASSEMKKGQTYLSNDGVHFKEQNGTASVTYYPYFQFQSVRQPTSYTGQELNRFIANALTAREKTGISRYKNASSKSKLIGLGTYVKQMEKQHHVNAMFILATAIHESDYGMSTNAQQKNNIFGIRVFDSSPDKGEVYLNPTKSVDAFITRYINLNYANPFGAYANGAAPGNKAVGFNMKYASDPFWGSKIAGHMWRIDQFLGSKDANQAQLAVISYTGNTAVNIRTSPQALNAGNILFSYKPKHPGNLAAFGYPLVVTDRTTSADGFVWYKVRMDANPGTQQNSEPYGWIRSDLVTLIN; encoded by the coding sequence TTGAAACGTTTGATTACATTACTGACGCTTTTACTACTGGCCGCTTCCCCTGTCTTCACTCCGACAGCAAACGCCAATGATTTCACGGGGCATCAAATGCAAGAAGAGCTGAAATTTTGGGTGAACAAAGGCGTAATTCAAACTGATGCAAAAGGCAATGTCTACCCGAATCGTGCAGTTACCCGCGGAGAATTCGCTTCGTATTTGGCACGTTCGCTTGATTTGCCCGCTTCGTCACGGTATACCTTTAAGGATTTGAAAGCAAACCATTCCCGCACGATTGAAATTCAAAATGCAGCGGGCGCCGGGATTTTGGCAGGTTACCCTGATGGCACATTTAAAGAGAACCAGCAAATTACCCGTCAGCAGATGGCAGGAATGATCTTTAAAGCATTCCGCTTCTTGGATATCCCGGTCAATACAGCTACTGTACAGTTTAAAGACAGCAAGAAAATTTCGCCGAATTTCGTACCCGCTGTATCGTCTGCTTCCTCGTTACATATCATACGCGGCGACCAAGGGTATTTCAAACCGACAAGTAACGCAACGATTGCACATGCTTCAGCATTTTTATTCAGAATGTTTGCAGTAGCTGACGGTAAAGGCAGTACCCGTCCGCCGGCAAATACAGGCAGTGTCGACAACCCTAAAGTGCATAAAGTAAGCGCAGTTTCAAACAGTCAGTTGAACGTTACAGATGAATCGTACATGAGTTTTGAAGATGCATTGGCGGCATATAATGCATCTTCTGCAGTACAGGCAATCTCCATTAATAATAACATTATTAAAATGAAGTCCGGTCAGGCGTTTGCAGCAGAAAACCCTAAGCAATATACGTCACTGTACAGCGATCCTGCACTGAAAAATGAAGTGACATATATACAGAAAGGCTATGAACTTGAATATATCGGCAGCAGTCCGGAACGAGTAGTAGTGGAAGTGGGCGGCTATACATATTATGCGAAACATGCAGAAGTCGACCTGATCCCTACACTGCTTTCAACAGGCGCAAGCCGCTATAAAGTTACAAATGACGGACTGCTTGTTCATCAGCCTTATTATCGTACATACGATTCCAAGACGAAACAATACAAAGGCAGTTACGCGGAATACACAGTAGGCCCCGCTTCATCTGAGATGAAAAAAGGACAAACTTATTTAAGTAATGATGGCGTGCATTTCAAGGAACAAAACGGCACAGCATCAGTTACGTACTACCCGTACTTCCAGTTCCAGTCCGTACGTCAGCCTACTTCCTACACAGGCCAAGAACTGAATCGTTTCATTGCCAATGCATTGACAGCTAGAGAAAAAACAGGGATCTCCCGTTACAAAAACGCATCCTCTAAATCAAAATTAATCGGTTTAGGAACATATGTGAAACAAATGGAGAAACAGCATCATGTCAATGCGATGTTTATTTTAGCGACAGCTATACATGAAAGTGACTACGGCATGAGCACGAATGCACAACAGAAAAACAATATCTTCGGAATCCGTGTATTTGATTCCTCTCCGGATAAAGGCGAAGTGTACTTAAATCCGACAAAAAGCGTCGATGCATTCATTACCCGTTACATTAATTTGAACTACGCTAACCCGTTCGGCGCCTATGCAAATGGGGCAGCACCGGGAAATAAAGCAGTCGGCTTCAACATGAAGTATGCATCTGATCCTTTCTGGGGCAGCAAAATTGCCGGTCACATGTGGCGAATCGATCAGTTCCTCGGAAGCAAAGATGCAAATCAGGCGCAATTGGCCGTAATCTCTTACACAGGCAATACAGCAGTCAACATTCGGACAAGCCCGCAAGCATTGAATGCAGGCAATATTTTATTCTCATACAAACCAAAACATCCGGGTAATCTGGCAGCATTCGGCTATCCACTTGTCGTCACAGACCGCACCACAAGTGCAGACGGCTTTGTTTGGTATAAAGTGCGCATGGATGCAAACCCGGGCACACAGCAAAACAGCGAACCATACGGCTGGATCCGTTCCGACCTGGTTACACTTATCAATTAA
- the aceA gene encoding isocitrate lyase, translating to MSTRQEQIAQLEKSWAEDSRWKGIKRNYTAEDVVKLRGSLLIQNTLAEKGAARLWKSLHEEDFINALGALTGNQAVQQVKAGLQAIYLSGWQVAADANLAGQMYPDQSLYPANSVPAVVKRINQALQRADQIDHAEGREDGFDWFAPIVADMEAGFGGPLNVFELMKGMIEAGAAGVHLEDQLASEKKCGHLGGKVLLPTQNAVRNLSAARLAADVLGVDTVIIARTDADAADMVTSDIDPADAEFLTGERTPEGFYKSKPGIKQAIARGLAYAEYADLVWCETSHPSLEEAQEFADAIHAKYPEKMLAYNCSPSFNWKANLDEATIEKYQVELGKMGYKFQFVTLAGFHTLNHSMFELAHGYKTRGMGAYSELQQAEFDNESKGYTATRHQREVGTGYFDEVAQVISEGQSSTTAMSGSTETAQF from the coding sequence ATGTCAACAAGACAAGAACAAATTGCACAACTGGAGAAAAGCTGGGCCGAGGATAGTCGTTGGAAAGGAATCAAACGTAACTATACTGCTGAAGATGTAGTAAAGCTGCGCGGTTCACTTCTAATTCAAAATACACTGGCTGAAAAGGGTGCTGCTCGCCTTTGGAAATCACTTCACGAAGAAGATTTCATCAATGCACTTGGTGCGTTAACAGGTAACCAAGCGGTACAGCAAGTTAAAGCTGGTCTACAAGCAATCTACCTAAGCGGATGGCAAGTTGCTGCTGATGCAAACCTTGCAGGACAAATGTATCCTGACCAAAGTTTATATCCGGCAAACTCTGTACCTGCAGTTGTCAAGCGCATCAACCAAGCACTTCAACGTGCAGACCAGATCGACCATGCAGAAGGCCGTGAAGACGGATTCGATTGGTTCGCTCCAATCGTTGCAGATATGGAAGCTGGTTTCGGTGGTCCATTGAACGTGTTTGAACTGATGAAAGGCATGATCGAAGCAGGAGCTGCAGGTGTTCACTTGGAAGACCAATTAGCTTCTGAAAAGAAATGCGGACACTTGGGCGGTAAAGTATTGCTTCCAACACAAAACGCAGTTCGCAACCTGTCTGCTGCACGTTTAGCTGCTGACGTTCTGGGCGTAGACACAGTAATCATCGCTCGTACAGATGCAGATGCTGCTGATATGGTAACTAGCGACATCGATCCAGCTGACGCAGAATTCTTAACTGGAGAGCGTACGCCGGAAGGATTCTACAAATCTAAGCCAGGCATCAAACAAGCAATCGCACGCGGACTTGCTTATGCAGAGTATGCTGACCTAGTATGGTGTGAAACTTCTCACCCATCACTTGAAGAAGCTCAAGAATTCGCTGATGCAATTCACGCGAAATACCCTGAAAAAATGCTTGCATATAACTGTTCACCTTCATTCAACTGGAAAGCAAACTTGGATGAAGCAACAATCGAGAAGTACCAAGTTGAACTTGGCAAGATGGGCTACAAGTTCCAGTTCGTAACACTTGCTGGTTTCCACACATTAAACCACAGCATGTTCGAGTTGGCTCACGGCTACAAGACTCGCGGTATGGGTGCATATTCCGAGCTTCAGCAAGCTGAATTCGATAACGAATCAAAAGGTTACACAGCTACTCGTCACCAGCGTGAAGTTGGAACAGGATACTTTGACGAAGTTGCACAAGTGATCTCTGAAGGTCAATCTTCAACAACTGCTATGTCTGGTTCAACTGAAACAGCACAGTTCTAA